In the Mya arenaria isolate MELC-2E11 chromosome 11, ASM2691426v1 genome, one interval contains:
- the LOC128208468 gene encoding serine/arginine repetitive matrix protein 2-like: protein MPGTSPAARDKPSCQGQTQLSGTSPAVKDKPRCQGQAKKVPGTSPAVKDKPRCQGQAKKMPGTGPAVRDKPKRCQEQAQLSGTSPAVKDKPRRCQGQAQLSGTSPAVKDKPRCQGQAKKVPGTSPAVRDKPRRCQEQAQLSGTSPAVKDKPRRCQGKAPLSGTSQKDARDKPSCQGQAKKMPGTSPAVRDNSSCQGHAPLSRTSPAVKDKPRRCQGQAPLSGTSQKDARDKPSCQGEAKKMPGTSPAVRDKSSCQGQVKKMPGTGPAVRDKPKRCQGQAQLSGTSPAVKDKPRCQGQAPLSGTSQECARNKPSCQGQVQLSRTSQEDARDRPRCQGQAKKMPGTSPAVRDKSSCQRQAPLSRTSPAVRDKPRMCQEQAQLSGTSPAVKDKPRRCQGQAPLSGTSQEGARDKPSWTSQKDARDKPSCQGQVQLSGTSQEDARDKHSCQGQAKKVPGTSLAVRDKPRRYQGQAQLSVTSQEGARNKSSCQGQVQLPGTSTAARDKPRRCQGQAQLDKPRRCQGRAKLPGRRPAVWDKPSCQGQAKLLGISPAVRDKPSCQGQAKLLGTSPAARDKPSCQGQAPLAETSPAVRDKSSCQGQAPLAETSPAAMDRPRQEEAKFPGKNSSCRGQAYLLKTSPTTIDKPSCQEEAQLLKTNPVTIDEPSYQGLAQQAQLPGSSPAVINKPSYQGEDQLPGTCPYSRDKPIWYRHAQLPGTSLAIIDKPTYQGEAQLPGTCPFSRDKPIWYRHAQLPGTSPAIIDKPTYQGEAQLPGTCPFSRDKPIW, encoded by the exons ATgccagggacaagcccagctgCTAGGGACAAGCCAAGCTGCCAGGGACAAACCCAGCtgtcagggacaagcccagctgTCAAGGACAAGCCCCGCTGTCAAGGACAAGCCAAGAAGGTGCCAGGAACAAGCCCCGCTGTCAAGGACAAGCCCCGCTGTCAAGGACAAGCCAAGAAGATGCCAGGGACAGGCCCAGCTGTCAGGGACAAGCCAAAAAGATGCCAGGAACAAGCCCAGCTGTCAGGGACAAGTCCAGCTGTCAAGGACAAGCCAAGAAGATGCCAGGGACAGGCCCAGCtgtcagggacaagcccagctgTCAAGGACAAGCCCCGCTGTCAGGGACAAGCCAAAAAGGTGCCAGGAACAAGCCCAGCTGtcagggacaagccaagaagGTGCCAGGAACAAGCCCAGCTGTCAGGGACAAGTCCAGCTGTCAAGGACAAGCCAAGAAGATGCCAGGGAAAGGCCCCGCTGTCAGGGACAAGCCAAAAAGATGCTAGGGACAAGCCCAGCTGtcagggacaagccaagaagatgccagggacaagcccagctgTCAGGGACAATTCCAGCTGTCAGGGACACGCCCCGCTGTCAAGGACAAGTCCCGCTGTCAAGGACAAGCCAAGAAGATGCCAGGGACAGGCCCCGCTGTCAGGGACAAGCCAAAAAGATgccagggacaagcccagctgTCAGGGAGAAGCCAAGAAGATgccagggacaagcccagctgTCAGGGACAAGTCCAGCTGTCAGGGACAAGTCAAGAAGATGCCAGGGACAGGCCCCGCTGTCAGGGACAAGCCAAAAAGATgccagggacaagcccagctgTCAGGGACAAGTCCAGCTGTCAAAGACAAGCCCCGCTGTCAAGGACAAGCCCCGCTGtcagggacaagccaagaaTGTGCCAGGAACAAGCCCAGCTGTCAGGGACAAGTCCAGCTGTCAAGGACAAGCCAAGAAGATGCCAGGGACAGGCCCCGCTGTCAGGGACAAGCCAAAAAGATgccagggacaagcccagctgTCAGGGACAAGTCCAGCTGTCAAAGACAAGCCCCGCTGTCAAGGACAAGCCCCGCTGtcagggacaagccaagaaTGTGCCAGGAACAAGCCCAGCTGTCAGGGACAAGTCCAGCTGTCAAGGACAAGCCAAGAAGATGCCAGGGACAAGCCCCGCTGtcagggacaagccaagaaggtgccagggacaagcccagct GGACAAGCCAAAAAGATgccagggacaagcccagctgTCAGGGACAAGTCCAGCTGTCAGGGACAAGCCAAGAGGATGCCAGGGACAAGCACAGCTGtcagggacaagccaagaagGTGCCAGGGACAAGCCTCGCTGtcagggacaagccaagaaggtaccagggacaagcccagctgTCAGTGACAAGCCAAGAAGGTGCCAggaacaagtccagctgtcagGGACAAGTCCAGCTGCCAGGAACAAGCACAGCTGCCAGGGATAAGCCAAGAAGATgccagggacaagcccagct ggacaagccaagaagATGCCAGGGACGAGCAAAGCTGCCAGGGAGAAGACCGGCTGTCTGGGACAAGCCCAGCTGCCAGGGACAAGCTAAGCTGCTAGGAATAAGTCCAGCtgtcagggacaagcccagctgCCAGGGACAAGCCAAGCTGCTTGGAACAAGCCCAGCTGCCAGGGACAAACCCAGCTGTCAGGGACAAGCCCCGCTGGCAGAGACAAGCCCAGCTGTCAGGGACAAGTCCAGCTGCCAGGGACAAGCCCCGCTGGCAGAGACAAGCCCAGCTGCCATGGACAGGCCCAGGCAGGAAGAAGCCAAGTTTCCAGGTAAAAATTCTAGCTGTCGGGGACAAGCTTATCTGCTAAAGACAAGCCCGACTACTATAGACAAGCCCAGCTGCCAAGAAGAAGCACAGTTGCTAAAGACAAACCCAGTTACTATAGACGAGCCCAGCTACCAGGGACTAGCCCA ACAAGCCCAGCTGCCAGGGTCTAGCCCAGCTGTTATAAACAAGCCATCTTACCAGGGAGAAGACCAGCTGCCAGGGACATGCCCATATTCTAGGGACAAGCCCATCTGGTATAGACATGCCCAGCTGCCAGGCACAAGCCTCGCTATTATAGACAAGCCAACTTACCAGGGAGAAGCCCAGCTGCCAGGGACATGCCCATTTTCTAGGGACAAGCCCATCTGGTATAGACATGCCCAGCTGCCAGGCACTAGCCCAGCTATTATAGACAAACCAACTTACCAGGGAGAAGCCCAGCTGCCAGGGACATGCCCATTTTCTAGGGACAAGCCTATCTGGTAA